From a region of the Phragmites australis chromosome 21, lpPhrAust1.1, whole genome shotgun sequence genome:
- the LOC133903956 gene encoding alpha-L-fucosidase 2-like: MDRGSTGAGRPWAAAPAAEERPLKVVFGSPAENFTDAAPIGNGSLGAMVWGGVGSEKLQLNHDTLWTGAPGDYTDINAPTALAVVRKLVDEGRFVEATAAASGLTDGLNEVYQPLGDINIEFETSNQECSCYKRELDLHTATVYITYNVGAVQYTREHFCSNPHQVFVTKISANKSGHVSFTLSLNSQLNHNVHLVNANEMIMEGTCPERRPTLQKNGTDDATGIKFAAVLSLQMGGAGAKAAVLNGQKLRIDNADWVVLLITASSSFDGPFVSPSDSKVDPVSAALETLKISTNVTFSELEAAHLKDYQGLFHRVTLQLSHSSTFEKRSLKEVGEAMKTTAERVNSFRSDEDPSLVELLFQYGRYLLISCSRPGTQVSNLQGIWNQDITPAWEAAPTLNINLQMNYWPTLPCNLSECQEPLFDFMASLAVNGAKTAKINYQASGWVTHHKSDIWAKSSASTGNPQWAVWPMGGAWLCTHLWEHYQYSLDKEFLENAYPLLEGCALFLVDWLIEGPRGYLETNPSTSPEHSFIAPGTGGQLASVSYSSTMDISIIREIFLAVISSAEVLGKSDTILVERIKQALPRLPPIIIAKDHTIMEWAQDFEDPDVHHRHQSHLFGLYPGHTITMEKNPEVCQAAANSLKKRGEDGPGWSLTWKMALWARLMNCENAYRMILKLINLIPPSETFGVNGGLYTNLWTAHPPFQIDANFGFTAAIAEMLLQSTLTDLYLLPALPRNKWPRGCIKGLRARGDVTVNICWEEGELQEALLWSGRGDSVVKLHYGVQVTMFSVSGGNAYKFNGRLQCIETWPLEK, encoded by the exons ATGGACCGGGGTTCGACAGGGGCTGGGCGGCCATGGGCGGCGGCGCCCGCGGCAGAGGAGCGGCCGCTGAAGGTGGTGTTTGGTTCCCCGGCAGAGAACTTCACGGACGCGGCGCCGATCGGGAACGGCAGCCTCGGCGCGATGGTCTGGGGCGGCGTCGGCTCGGAGAAGCTCCAGCTCAACC ATGACACTCTATGGACCGGTGCGCCTGGAGACTACACTGATATCAATGCACCCACTGCCCTTGCAGTGGTCAGGAAGCTCGTTGATGAAGGACGGTTTGTTGAAGCCACTGCTGCAGCCTCGGGCCTTACCGATGGCCTGAACGAG GTCTACCAACCACTTGGAGACATAAACATAGAGTTCGAAACATCCAATCAGGAGTGCAGTTGCTACAAAAGAGAGCTTGATTTACATACTGCAACTGTGTACATCACGTACAATGTTGGAGCAGTTCAGTACACCAGAGAGCACTTCTGCTCAAATCCACACCAAGTCTTTGTCACCAAGATCTCTGCAAACAAATCAGGGCATGTATCCTTCACATTATCCTTGAACAGTCAATTAAACCACAATGTACATTTAGTTAACGCAAACGAGATGATCATGGAAGGTACCTGCCCTGAACGAAGACCCACACTGCAGAAAAATGGAACCGATGATGCTACTGGCATCAAGTTTGCAGCTGTCCTCAGCTTGCAGATGGGTGGTGCTGGGGCAAAAGCAGCAGTTCTGAATGGTCAAAAGTTGAGAATCGATAATGCAGACTGGGTTGTTTTGCTTATTACAGCTTCTTCCTCTTTCGATGGACCTTTTGTGAGTCCTTCAGACTCAAAAGTTGATCCAGTATCAGCAGCTCTGGAAACGTTGAAGATAAGCACGAATGTCACATTTTCAGAGCTGGAAGCTGCTCATTTAAAAGATTATCAGGGTCTCTTTCACCGTGTCACATTACAATTATCACATTCATCAACCTTTGAAAAGAGAAGCCTGAAAGAAGTTGGTGAAGCCATGAAAACAACAGCAGAAAGAGTGAATAGTTTTCGAAGCGATGAGGATCCTTCTTTGGTTGAACTTTTATTTCAATATGGTCGCTATCTTCTCATTTCCTGCTCTCGGCCTGGAACACAGGTATCTAACCTGCAAGGAATATGGAACCAAGATATCACACCTGCATGGGA GGCTGCTCCTACCCTGAACATAAATCTTCAGATGAATTACTGGCCAACACTTCCCTGCAACCTTAGTGAATGCCAAGAACCACTATTTGACTTCATGGCATCCCTTGCAGTTAATGGAGCTAAAACAGCGAAA ATCAATTACCAAGCAAGTGGCTGGGTAACTCACCACAAATCAGACATATGGGCAAAATCATCAGCATCTACTGGAAATCCACAGTGGGCTGTGTGGCCAATGGGGGGCGCTTGGCTTTGTACGCACCTTTGGGAACACTACCAGTATTCATTGGACAAA GAGTTTTTGGAGAATGCATATCCATTGCTGGAAGGATGCGCTCTGTTTCTGGTTGATTGGTTGATTGAGGGGCCTCGAGGGTATTTGGAAACAAACCCCTCTACTTCTCCAGAGCATTCTTTCATCGCTCCTGGTACTGGTGGTCAGCTTGCTAGTGTGAGCTATTCTTCTACGATGGACATATCAATCATCCGTGAGATTTTCCTGGCAGTTATTTCCTCAGCAGAG GTTTTAGGAAAATCTGATACCATTCTTGTTGAGAGGATCAAGCAAGCACTCCCAAGGCTCCCTCCAATTATTATTGCTAAAGATCACACAATCATGGAGTGG GCACAAGATTTTGAGGACCCAGATGTCCATCATAGGCATCAGTCGCATCTCTTCGGTCTTTACCCTGGTCATACAATAACCATGGAGAAAAATCCTGAGGTTTGCCAAGCTGCTGCCAATAGCCTTAAAAAACGAG GGGAAGATGGCCCTGGATGGTCACTTACGTGGAAGATGGCTTTGTGGGCACGTCTCATGAACTGCGAAAATGCATATAGAATGATACTAAAGTTGATCAATCTGATTCCTCCTAGTGAAACATTTGGCGTTAATGGTGGACTGTATACCAACTTGTGGACAGCGCACCCGCCTTTCCAGATCGATGCAAACTTCGG ATTCACGGCTGCAATAGCTGAAATGCTGCTTCAGAGCACCCTCACAGACCTCTACCTGCTGCCCGCGCTCCCACGCAATAAGTGGCCCAGGGGCTGTATAAAAGGGTTAAGAGCTCGGGGCGATGTGACCGTGAACATCTGCTGGGAGGAAGGGGAGCTCCAGGAAGCATTGCTGTGGTCCGGCAGAGGGGATTCGGTTGTAAAGCTGCATTATGGCGTTCAAGTTACAATGTTCAGCGTTTCAGGTGGAAACGCGTACAAGTTCAATGGGCGTCTACAGTGCATTGAGACATGGCCCCTGGAAAAATAA